In Osmerus mordax isolate fOsmMor3 unplaced genomic scaffold, fOsmMor3.pri Scaffold_225, whole genome shotgun sequence, the sequence TACGGGAACCCTCACAACAACCAGGTAGGCAGCGCCTCGTACCAGAGATTACACACCACATCATCCAACAACACACCACATCATCCAACAACACACCACATCATCCAACATCACCCTGCTAGCACAACAGACCGGGAAAGTCTGAAAGGGAGGGGTGCACAGACGGTTAGTGACACGTCACTAACCGTCTGtgcacccctccctctttcctgtttccccttctcccctgctctccccccctcctcccccctcctcccgccctGCAGGACATGCTCCTGAAGAGAGCGGCGGACATAGCCGAGGCCCTGTACAGTGTCCCTCGCCCCCACAGCCAGCTGCAGGCGCTGCCCAGCTCCCCGGCCCATGGCAGTGTGATGGGCCTGGGCTCCTACCCCTCCCAGCTGGGGGTCAGCATCGGTGACCCGCTGCAGAGCAGCCAGGGTGAGCAGGACTAcgactcccagcatgcaccgctGCACGGGCCCGTTCAGCGCTTCCTGTCTGGAAGACGCCCAAATCACACACGCTCCGTTACATTTTATTGCTTATCAATGATTTGTGGAGTGATTGGCTGGATCACTACAGGACCAGTAATTGGCTAGATCACTACAGGAAATGACattcctctctgttttctctctccctctccctccaggctaCATCCGTAACCCCAGCAGTCTCTCTCCTCGGGGATACTCTTCCGCCTCCACCCCTCAGCAGAGCtacggggggggcgggggcatgaGCGGGGGGTACGGGACCGTCCCCATGACCAGCCTGGGGGTGCCAGGGTCCCCCGGATTCAGCAGCCACTCCCCGACCGGCTCCCCCTACGGAAGTGAGTGTCCCCCGCTCCCTGCGTGGCCCGCCTCCCTTCCCCCAGACCCGGCTTTTCGTCGTCCTCCGCTCTCGAACCGACGAATCCTAGTTTCTGCGATCGGCTCGCCAGCCTGGTGGATGGAGTGCTGATTGTTCCCTTCTCTGTGCTCCGCAGTGATGCCTACTAGCCCCACCATCCCAGGCTCCAGctcgtcctcctccctgctgcctttctcctccttcccctcctccgccAAACAGAAGAGCGCCTTCGCCCCTGTGCTCCGCCCACagggctccccctcccccgcctgccCCGCATCCGGGGGCAACAGCTTCAGAggtaacacacaaaaacacacagaatcacacacactccctctcacatGGCTCCCTCCCAGAAAACTGTAATCACTACAACCTCGCCACCAATCATGAGcctcatttctcctcctcctcctcttcctctccagcaaTGACCGGCCTGGTGATCCCCCCAATGTAGCACTTGCTCTGCCCCCCCTGCCGgaacacccaccccctcccccccaggctccAAGATGGCCAAGAGAACCAAACCATGACCtctcaccccttcctcccctgccctcccccaccccctctccccaccacctGTTAGTCTCCGCCCCCCCAGCTGGACGACGGGTGGGGGGGAACAGTCCAAAGAACTGCCCACCACCCATGAAGGAAAAAAACAAATCAATCGCCGCGGCAACGTCGGTTTCCTCCGCTGGCGGGATCGGTTACCCCTGCGAGTCACGTTCCTCGTCTCTGCGTCGCCCGTGACGACGTCAGCAGACACAACATCCTCGCAGCGTCACTGAAGCCTTCTGccttcccaccctcctccaacGCCACTCCCAcaccctgccccgccccgccccaccccGACCTGGTCTGGGGCAGGGAACCAGAACTGATTCACCCCGTCGATGATTTGTTGTTAGAGCACTGAACTATGtgaacattacattacattacatttagtcatttagcagacgctcttatccagagcgacttacagtaagtacagggacattcccccgaggcaagtagggtgaagtgccttgcccaaggacacaacatcagttggcatgaccgggaatctaaCTTGCacccttcggattactagcccgattccctcaccgctcagccacctgactccctgaacgACTGACATCCATGATAGACCTCCTAGGACTGAATGCTTTGTGTTGAGACTCTTGAGGAGCAGGGAGCTCCCGCCCGGCTGTGTGAGGACCTCGTGAACAGCATGCATGTACGTCGTGAGTTGGCCTGGAGGATTTTGTAGTAGACTTCTTGAAGGCGATTTACATTCCGAAATTATAGAccctttttattttttgattCCAATCTCAATTATTTTATGAAGGAAGATGCTTTTTCCTCGGGGTTGTTACTAAAGGAATTCATATATTGATttatttaagaaaaaaaaacaagcaatttAACTTATTATTATAGATAGTTTAGGGAATAATATAAACTTGTTTTATAAACGTcttcctttcctttcttttgcaATTGTTATAAAAAGTAATTATCTCAACGTTGCCACTATACATGTTTTGATGATCTTGAAGGCTTTTGTCACAGATGATGGATGAGTCATTAGTGAGAATGAAAAACATCGTAACATCTTAACTTGATTTGAAATAAAGTCACTGGCCATCACTTTGTTCTCTGGTTTGTCACAGAACATAATTGAAACATTTCATAATTAAAAAATGCAAATTAACTCGCTGTTCTCTATAAAGGACAATTAGTTAGCCTTAcctttatttcattttttatgCATGCTATTTCAACACCGATGCCCTGATAGTATTTCGATCCACGTGGCCAGAAAACTTTATGATTTTATTCTTAATTTAACATGTTCCATCCTGATGCAAGTCTCTGGTCACTATGCAGTAACTGTTACAGGAAGCACAAAGGAGACAAAAGGACATGTTGTCCCTGTCTCGCTACGATATTTTCCCTGATTGTGACACAATACACGTTCGTA encodes:
- the LOC136939536 gene encoding transcription factor COE2-like, encoding MRRFQVVLSSTVSVDGHVLAVSDNMFVHNNSKHGRRARRLEPGESGENGMEYATPCIKAISPSEGWTTGGAMVIVIGENFFDGLQVVFGSMLVWSELITPHAIRVQTPPRHIPGVVEVTLSYKSKQFCKGAPGRFIYTALNEPTIDYGFQRLQKVIPRHPGDPDKLAKEMLLKRAADLVEALYGNPHNNQDMLLKRAADIAEALYSVPRPHSQLQALPSSPAHGSVMGLGSYPSQLGVSIGDPLQSSQGYIRNPSSLSPRGYSSASTPQQSYGGGGGMSGGYGTVPMTSLGVPGSPGFSSHSPTGSPYGMMPTSPTIPGSSSSSSLLPFSSFPSSAKQKSAFAPVLRPQGSPSPACPASGGNSFRAMTGLVIPPM